A single genomic interval of Antechinus flavipes isolate AdamAnt ecotype Samford, QLD, Australia chromosome 1, AdamAnt_v2, whole genome shotgun sequence harbors:
- the LOC127545576 gene encoding olfactory receptor 13C3-like — protein MNEANQTVVLEFILLGLSKHHDVEIVLFVLCLGIYLVILLGNSSLILLSFLDPNLHTPMYFFLSNLSFVDIVGTSSFVPLMLVNLLSVRKTISFSGCALQMYLTHALGGIECVLLAMMAYDRYVAICNPLRYTIIMNMRVCVQLAALSWIVGSVNSLLQTILALRLPFCGNDIIDHFYCEILAVLKLICVDISLNTFVMMVAVVLITIIPVLLIFISYMFILVTILRVNSAEGRKKAFSTCSAHLTVVIIFFGTLLFMYSKPKAKDSDLDKLIALFYSAVTSMLNPIIYSLRNKEVKAAVKKVMFSSRI, from the coding sequence ATGAATGAAGCTAATCAGACTGTTGTGCTGGAATTCATTCTGCTGGGGCTTTCTAAGCATCACGATGTTGAGATTGTTCTCTTTGTGTTGTGCCTGGGGATATATCTGGTCATTTTACTGGGTAACTCCTCACTCATTTTATTGAGTTTTCTGGATCCAAACCTTCACACCCCCATGTATTTCTTCCTTAGTAACCTTTCCTTTGTGGATATTGTTGGTACATCCTCCTTTGTGCCTTTAATGTTGGTCAATTTACTATCAGTCAGAAAAACCATATCTTTCTCAGGTTGTGCATTACAAATGTATCTTACTCATGCCCTGGGAGGAATAGAGTGTGTGCTGTTGGCTATGATGGCCTATGACAGGTATGTGGCCATCTGCAATCCTCTGAGATATACGATCATCATGAATATGAGAGTCTGTGTGCAGTTAGCAGCCCTAAGCTGGATAGTTGGGAGTGTAAATTCATTACTTCAAACAATCCTTGCATTGAGGCTTCCCTTCTGTGGAAATGACATCATTGATCATTTTTATTGTGAAATCCTAGCTGTTCTGAAACTGATCTGTGTGGACATTTCTCTCAATACTTTTGTCATGATGGTAGCAGTTGTACTCATCACAATTATTCCAGTATTGCTCATTTTCATCTCATACATGTTTATCCTTGTTACCATTCTGAGAGTCAATTCagctgaaggaaggaagaaagcctTTTCTACCTGTTCAGCGCATCTGACTGTGGTCATCATATTTTTTGGAACCCTTCTCTTCATGTACTCAAAACCCAAGGCAAAGGATTCAGATTTAGACAAACTGATTGCTTTATTCTATAGTGCAGTGACTTCAATGCTGAATCCCATTATTTACAGTCTGAGGAACAAGGAGGTCAAGGCAGCAGTGAAAAAAGTGATGTTCTCCAGTAGAATCTGA